A single region of the Sorghum bicolor cultivar BTx623 chromosome 7, Sorghum_bicolor_NCBIv3, whole genome shotgun sequence genome encodes:
- the LOC8077886 gene encoding auxin-responsive protein SAUR72, translating to MAKGGLTKLRCMIKRWHSSSRIARAPSPGPGPGVQDDGGARVRGGAGSASFHGADEVPKGLHPVYVGQSRRRYLIAEELVSHPLFQTLVDRTGGGATGGAAAGGTVVGCEVVLFEHLLWMLENADPQPESLDELVDYYAC from the coding sequence ATGGCGAAGGGCGGGCTGACCAAGCTCCGGTGCATGATCAAGAGGTGGCACTCGTCCAGCCGCATCGCCCGCGCGCCGTCGCCCGGCCCGGGCCCCGGCGTCcaggacgacggcggcgcgcgcgtgcgcggcggcgccggctcGGCGTCGTTCCACGGCGCGGACGAGGTGCCCAAGGGCCTGCACCCGGTCTACGTCGGCCAGTCCCGGCGCAGGTACCTCATCGCCGAGGAGCTCGTGAGCCACCCGCTGTTCCAGACCCTCGTCGACcgcaccggcggcggcgccaccgggGGAGCCGCTGCCGGAGGTACCGTCGTCGGCTGTGAGGTCGTCCTCTTCGAGCACCTGCTGTGGATGCTGGAGAATGCCGACCCGCAGCCGGAGTCCCTCGACGAGCTCGTCGACTACTACGCGTGCTGA
- the LOC8077885 gene encoding auxin-responsive protein SAUR72, giving the protein MAKSGLSKLRCMIKRWHSSSRIVSRAPPSPSAHDHDGHDGGGDIISGDAQGASFHGADEVPKGLHPVYVGKSRRRYLIAEDLVGHPLFQTLVHRTGGAAGPGTVVVGCEVVLFEHLLWMLENADPQPESLDELVDYYAC; this is encoded by the coding sequence atggcgaagagcgggCTGAGCAAGCTCCGGTGCATGATCAAGAGGTGGCACTCGTCGAGCCGCATCGTCTCccgcgcgccgccgtcgccatcgGCTCACGACCACGACGgccacgacggcggcggcgacatcATCTCCGGCGACGCGCAGGGCGCGTCGTTCCACGGCGCGGACGAGGTGCCCAAGGGCCTGCACCCGGTCTACGTCGGCAAGTCGCGCCGCCGGTACCTCATCGCCGAGGACCTCGTGGGCCACCCGCTGTTCCAGACCCTCGTCCACCGCACCGGCGGAGCGGCAGGACCAGGCACCGTCGTCGTCGGCTGCGAGGTCGTGCTGTTCGAGCACCTCCTCTGGATGCTGGAGAACGCCGACCCGCAGCCGGAGTCCCTCGACGAGCTCGTCGACTACTACGCGTGCTGA